The Streptomyces sp. NBC_01775 genome includes a region encoding these proteins:
- a CDS encoding peptidase inhibitor family I36 protein — protein sequence MTGMPGRGPRTAAGTVATGAVAAVALAMLAALTAHPAGAQQSTAAPQQSHTGAKHSTARQAASPRLGKCGSGELCLWQRTGFRGKPRAYELSGIDIESCVRLPAGVTAVSSANRTGRPVTLYQSEECAETAEFATHPSGSWMPQLPYKARAFKVWEH from the coding sequence ATGACAGGCATGCCCGGACGAGGTCCGAGGACGGCGGCGGGGACGGTCGCTACGGGGGCAGTAGCGGCGGTGGCGCTGGCCATGCTGGCGGCGCTGACCGCACATCCAGCGGGAGCCCAGCAGAGCACGGCGGCACCCCAGCAGAGCCACACGGGAGCCAAGCACAGCACGGCGAGGCAAGCGGCGTCACCACGGCTGGGGAAGTGCGGATCGGGCGAGCTGTGCCTGTGGCAGCGCACCGGCTTCCGGGGCAAGCCGCGCGCCTACGAGCTGAGCGGGATCGACATCGAGAGCTGTGTGCGCCTCCCGGCCGGCGTCACCGCGGTCTCGTCGGCCAACCGTACGGGGCGTCCCGTGACGCTCTACCAGAGCGAGGAGTGCGCGGAGACCGCGGAGTTCGCCACACACCCCTCGGGCTCATGGATGCCCCAGCTGCCTTACAAGGCGCGCGCCTTCAAGGTGTGGGAGCACTGA